TTCACTCCAAATTTAAAAACCAGAACTAGTTTTCAGAAACCAAAGAAGTGAGTTAGGAAACTTATTTTATCACTATAACCAGGTTTTGAGTGTAAAGCCCAGGTTTGAGTGTAAATACCAGGTTCAGCTGAGTATTCAGGCCTCTGTGGCAGATGACTGAGCTAAGGAGACCATCCCACCAGGGAGCATTACTGGCCTGATTTCAGCAGCCCTGAGGTTCTTACACAGGCACCTAGCATGTACTCGGCAACTGGGAATTGCCATATTATAACCACCTATAATCtcttacaaaaagaaaacaaaaaccccatAACATGGCTAGTCTGAGAAGACACATGAGCACACAGGAAAGTCTCAAGTTTATTACCCAGATCTTCAACAGTCTTTGAAGTTAACAGTTAACCCTGAGTCTCCTGGGACTGGAAATGGGGAGAGAACCATAAGAGGCTGGGGGAGAATTAAACCATCAGCTCCCACTAACAGCTTGTTGAATCTCCAAGTTTGAATACAGAATGTCTGGCATTTCAAATCAGGAACATGTTAGTACCGGTCAGTGATCTCTCAGAGGTTGCACCTGCATCCTCTGTTTCTATTTCTTCCTGCTTTACCCAAAGAAATGGCAAGTCCCCCACATTTCTGAAGTTAGGGCATTTCCCAGCCTCTTCCACTGGCTCTGAGGATTTAGCCCAGATATCCACAATCATTTTGAGTGTGGAGCTGCGCTCCTCTAGCTCTTCCCCATCGCACTGCATCAGGAGATTAGCAAGCTCCTTGCTGAGGGACTGGATTTTGTCATATCTTTCTTCCGCTGCTGCTGGTTGGTTACCCATTGAGGGCCCAATATCGTCTAGGAGGTTATCTCCCAAGACTGAAAGGTGCCGGTACTTCTTCTGCCAACGCTTGCATACCATAGCTTCCTCCACAGCCTTCTTGTTGGCATGCAGCACAGACAAGATGTGCCTGCAGGGGAGCTGGTACCGGCAGTGGAAGTAACAGCTGCAGCTCTTGCAGTCTTTGCTGACCTGGTGTGTGTCTTCTAGTAGCTGAACCACAATATTGTCTTTCATGACATTAATGAGCTGAGTTGACTTCTGCACCACCTCCCACTCATTCAGACACAGCTGGTAGCCTAGGTCTGTGCAACTCTCTCGGATTGCTGCCAGCATGGTGCCAGGGGGATTTGCAGGTTTCTGTTTGGCAAGTTGGTTGGGCGGTTCAGGACATTTGTTTTGAGGTTGTGAGGCAGCAACAGGGGTACGCTTCATGGAGGCACGGGTACGCACCTTAGGCTTTTCCACATGTTTGTTCCGATTCTCCTCTTCAACACTTGAGAAACCCTGGttcaggttttctagacctttggTATTGAAGCAATCGGCATATTCAACAAAGTGAAGGATACTGGTCTCCAGGGACAACTGCTTGTTGAAGAGACTGGATATTTTATGAGTGATGAGATCCAGACTGTCTACATATGTGCTGCAGGAATGGAGACCCTTCTTTGCATGCATGTACCACAGCATCTCACAGGAGAACCAGTTGGCCTGAAGATAGTCGTACAACTGTTTGTCCACCAAGCGCTTTACCAGCTGAGACAAGATGTCTAGATTTGCATTGGAGGTGGAAAA
This portion of the Gopherus evgoodei ecotype Sinaloan lineage chromosome 14, rGopEvg1_v1.p, whole genome shotgun sequence genome encodes:
- the ZSWIM3 gene encoding zinc finger SWIM domain-containing protein 3; the encoded protein is MDIGSCFRNYDDFKECFNTYKKENKCHYGLKNCVSVRFYNRKHGTSIREDITFIQVKFGCVRTREYSKKRKPQPSLCPAFFVLQYNEEIDRLVITELNSNHIHVDPGGTSLARTSSSLVMRTTTQIASCMADGSPATKLRRQQSREAEATVTVSEECVMADMTLNGSPAPLSKVAVQPEAVKESVSTSALVRIAEVMKNFLRVDMGSLASISVGSSQDLDRLNFQTSKMRSLFVKFPESLLLHRVQSERGHVLYAFLVESKDRVGKMVHFAVLKEDTGENVSKMLTVFKEFNPEWQKVKVVFVDMSFLHKATMQELFPSTQVLLSVYHTVRFLEKKVKETVATVSFKHKLKLALREVVFSTSNANLDILSQLVKRLVDKQLYDYLQANWFSCEMLWYMHAKKGLHSCSTYVDSLDLITHKISSLFNKQLSLETSILHFVEYADCFNTKGLENLNQGFSSVEEENRNKHVEKPKVRTRASMKRTPVAASQPQNKCPEPPNQLAKQKPANPPGTMLAAIRESCTDLGYQLCLNEWEVVQKSTQLINVMKDNIVVQLLEDTHQVSKDCKSCSCYFHCRYQLPCRHILSVLHANKKAVEEAMVCKRWQKKYRHLSVLGDNLLDDIGPSMGNQPAAAEERYDKIQSLSKELANLLMQCDGEELEERSSTLKMIVDIWAKSSEPVEEAGKCPNFRNVGDLPFLWVKQEEIETEDAGATSERSLTGTNMFLI